The window CACAAACAATCGGGAGTGAGAATTGCGCCAATTAGGAAACAAAGTACATGCTTGTGAGACATACTACATAAAACAATTAGAAAACCGACATAGGAGTGGAATGTTTTGCACAGAAATGTGAAAGTGCTGAATCAGGCCTTACCTGAAGATTgcattgtatttttcttcctctcctgtctTTGCATCCCTCAGGATTCCTATAGAATTatatcatctttttctttcctatatttttgtttactttgctGAAGCCCATGAACTCTCTATCAGTAGTAATAACAGTTCATTACACTGCAGACATTCTATAGTCTTACAATCAAATTTCAGTCTTATGATGGTCATGGAATGTGAACATTCATTTACACATCCCCGTTCCTCCCACTTAAGTGTGGTTGGATGACCAGAAGAGTTAGAATTTGGAACTTCTAAGTGTAAAACCAGAATTATCTCATGTTATATTCTGATAAATATCCTGTAGGTTTTAAGACATCTTCTCCGGAGGTTAAGCCTTATTAAGTACAGCAGAGCAGACTCATGCATTTCACAATGCTTTCTTTTCCCCTCTTGTGCCAGAAGGaccaaaataatttttcctgATTAATAGTGTGTATGTGGTAATGTTCCTGGAGGTAAAACCCATGAAAATAAGCTTTTGACCAGACCCTTCTTACAGATATATCCTTCAAAGTCCATCACAGTAAGCCTTcaaaacttttttattattattattacttttacttCTAATGCTGATTATATGTttggtcagggtgggaaggatcaaggggtagggaaaagtgggtgaaatcattgtttccaatttttttgtgccaaaatcaattttttcttttcaattcaaGAACCTGAATGAAAGCCACAAAATCCAAAAGGTCACTGATTGACATTGATTAACTATGAGAGAAGAGAGAGTCATAATAGATCCTAGAGCTACAATTGAGCATACAATTTCTCATACAGTTAATGTGATCTAAGAAGGTTTGAAATTCAGGGTTGAGAGAGGACAGCGGTCAAAGGAGAACCTGCGAAATTTACCAGTACTTCCACATCTTCAAACcctaataaatgaaaaatttgacACTGAAGATGATTCCTGAGAAACAAATTCTTAAAGTTGAAGTCACTCAATTGGTTCTGTAACAATAGACTGATGTCATCATTGGTCCTGTGTTACTGTACCAAAATATAATCGACATggtcatatgtatttttttattttgttttatgatacagtttcacaggctctgggattcccccaaaccctctccatgccctccccccacatgttggattcctccatattgttatagtagtacatttcatatccagtcatgattccttcattgtgggcatggactatgcagagagtctagcatcttatggtccagataaattcaacagtttccttgggagaccatccctggcctgaaagtagagctggcagaatatcatcccctccaattaaaagccactacacaacttcaacaacaatttacaacatcatgaagttagttgacatggtattgagtgaccaatatgttagaaaatgcaagttcttaaccacatcctgtgactacttcactgacatttcaagtttagtttatacataGCCGGCTGCTATACagcttaaaatggttatagggtactattcagctgtctcgtgtctattttcatttttatatttagcagcttatagtattcaagcatgatttttactgaatttggtgaattttatatttcttcttggctctggaagaaggggagagataaaagcagaagccacacccagccttccaaattTCCCAATATCCAGGGAAGGGGAACTGCCacttgatatcaacccagggaCCTGATGTAGTGCATGTTCCGTGGGTTCTGAACAAGCagtttagatagttctgaaatgctggtgatttcaccaatccaaggttAAGGCAATCctctcaatgtccattggctgacacagttgacctcaagtctccattcacccagatgtttcctgtcattgtttgctggggtagttgcccaatttgttctgttctccttcctctgctacgaTACCAAATgcgctgccatattctccatgcaCATCAGGGTCTGCGTCTATTGCTCCTACTTTTTAATTTACAGTCAGGACCAAGGACCAGAGCCAGGCGACCTGAACCCTGCTGATGCCCCACTTGCAGGGCACATGAAACTGGAACCAACTTCTCAGCCGGGCTCcaagacccaggccaggtgacccaagatCCTCCAGATCTCAAGCccttggggctcacaaacccagctcCCACTGACAACAGGCTGGCATGGTTCACCTTACGTCAGCATCCACTCTCACGTTGCACAGCCAAGTTCAGTCCAGCAGGCCCGCAgtttcagctcctgctggtaagctgcagtctagcccagtacAGTCAGAACTCTTGCCTGaccccagtgtgaactggctggtgttgcggcctgAACTGGcctctcctgcaccctgtcctggttctcagatctgccagtggatgttatgaactggcctaagctggtctgtccccagaaccaacccacatatATGCTGTCAGATACTGTAACCTGGAATGGTCTGGACTattccttgctttggttcttgtgctcacctgcagggactgggtCCCGACAAAGGAGTTTCCAAAGATCCTATCTGGTCTCATCCCAgtagcagatctcacacacaccagtgggtccttggcccaggttgactttgtctacctcctgtcctggaggaagagtggccttgctcaactagcccacacccattctggtttttacttttgggtgttgcagcccagccatggTTGGTCCACACCAAGACACAGCTTCTTAGTGGTTCAGTGGGAATCAAGAGCTtgtactagtgggtgctggagtgtagcccagTCTATCGCtccacagacccagtccatacccacACCGAGGGAGACTGTAGCATGTCCAGCTCAGCCTGCTACCATCAATCTGgatctcgtgctcaccagtgggaccccaACCCAGCTGGTATATCCCTTTAGATCCCCAGCCAGGCTGGTTCCCGTTAACATTTCTTAGgtgccagcagagattgcagttccacggggtgagcccacatatccctcaCAGATTCTGCCACCAGACACAATTCTCCCACATGCTGGTTATAGTCATGGTCCATCTTAATTTCACCCTTCCCCTGTTCCAACTcgcactggtgggtactgtgatttTGCCCTGTCAGGTAGGCCCCAGCCTtaactttagtgtgtgccagtgaatgGTGCTCagtggtggtcaatgctaactaccctagctcaggtctcccaagtgtggTGGTACTTTGGAATGACCTTTAAATGTTTTCCCATCCCTCTTCCCTCAAACTGCTTGGTTTCAACAGTTTCGATTATCTGAAAGTATAGTGGCTTTGTCCATGAATGTCCCCTCAGCAGTCATTTCTCTCCGGGTCCCCACTCAGCCTCACTTGTGCTGTAGCCCACATCCCATGTAAGCCCATATGCCCAAGTCATTAGAGTGTGTTGCCACTGGGCAGCCCAAGGGCATTACCCACCACCATTGGTGCCTGGGCCACCCAATCAGGAGTCATCTCTGCCACCTTAATAGGATATATGTTGTTTTTATTACAGGCCAGGTATTGTGTATGAAATGTAGAGAAATGCAGAGGTTCAGAATTGCAACTTTTTTTCAAGGAGCAATCAATTTAGCTTCATCTCTGCACTCAGCATGTGGACATTACACTGCTGAAAATTATACACCTGATCAGATAAACATCTGTCTTATTCTTTAAAGGAATGATTGcttgaaatgtattttatgaGTTTTCATATATCACAGTAGTCAGTACATTTCTGATTTAACAAACATTAATATTGATGCTgctatgaaatatttttacatatgtGAAATACATAGTTGAAGTTAAGTAACAAAGATTGTTCTGTATTACCTGTATGGGCCTCTATAATCTATTGGAAAGccttagaaaaaaatagataagaTATTGCGGGGGGGAgtgataatgaaagaaaaaaacaattccacctgtgGACCATGACTTTCTTCCAAGCCTGTGGTATACAGCTAATCTCTAGCTGACTACCTCTGCTATGGATTTTGCAATTTCCACAGCAGTCCAAAAATAATGGAaggtgatttctgaattcattgtgATTCATTCAGAAATAATTCTAAACATGTATGTAGATATTTGACATGTATACTGTATATTCTATTTAATTTGCTGTGCTTCTTTATTGAGTCTTAACTTCCAAAATGTAAATGAAGCATTATTCAGGGGAAAAAGTTCATATGCTGTAAATGAATACAAGACTTTGCCATAGCGGCAGGGTAGAATCTGTGGAAGTACATTTAAATAGGTCATTTTCCCTTGTGTCTCATGGCTGGGAGAAATGAGTGTAAGATTCATAGTTAAAACCAAGATGGAGGCATGGGCGGAGTCATAGAATTTGCAAAGGGGCGGAGCCAACTACACTAAGTCATAAAGGCATCCAGGCTGGCGAGGCTCCCTTGGGCAGAAAGCAAGGCAATAGGAACTGCCAAGAAACCAACAGCCGGCATAACTGCCCCAGAACCACTTCAGAATCCTCGTACAGCTAAAAAGATACAGAGGGGCGGTAGACGTGTCTTTGTGGGCCAACCCGGGGTGCTGTAACACACAGGAAGAGCTCATTCGCCACTTCCTGTCGCTCCTTGGTAGCCTTCCCTGCGGACGAAATCTCTGCTCCTCACGGACTTCCGTTGGCCCTCAGAAGTTTCTGGATTCGGCCTCAACGCCATTTTGTGTGTGAGAATGGCGAACATCATCAACTGCAAGAGCAAATTCGTGGTGGGAGGCAAGTACAAGCTGTTGAAGAAGATCGGGTCAGGAGGCTTTGGGGAGATTTACCTTGCGATTAACATCACCGACGGCAGGCAGTTGGCCGTGAAGTTAGAATCACAGACTGCCAACAGTCCAAAGCTGCTGGAAGAGAGCAAACTGTACACGATTCTTCAGGGTGGGGTTGGCATCCCTCGCATAAAGTGGCAAGGCCAGGAAAACGGCCATAATATGCTAGTCATGGATCTTCTTGGGCCTAGCCTCGAAGACCTCTTCAAGATGTGTTCTAGAAAGTTTACGCTGAAAACCGTACTTATGTTGGCAGACCAGATGATCAGTAGAATTGAATATGTACACAAGAAGAATATCATACATGGAGACATTAAGCCGAGTAACTTTCTAATGGGCACTGGCTGTCACTGTGAAACATGTTTGGAAAAtccagggagaaagaggaaggcaaGCAGAACTGTCAGTACGACTCAGGATACATCCTTGTCCGTAGAAGACCAGCTCTTCCTTATTGATTTTGGTCTAGCCAAAATGTACAGAAATGATGAAACAAACCAACACATCCCTTACAGCGAAGATAGAACCTTTATTGGCACAGCCCGCTATGCAAGTATCAATGCACATCTTGGAATTGAGCAGAGTCGCCGAGATGACATGGAGTCTATAGGCTATGTTTTGATGTATTTTAATAGAGGCAGCCTGCCCTGGCAACGACTGAAGGCTGAAACAGTCAAGCAAATGCTTGAAAAAATTCGTGAAAAGAAGATGTCCGTGCCTGTTGAAATTCTGTGTCAGGGGTTTCCTGATGAATTTGCTACCTATTTGAACTATTGTCGTGCGCTTCAGTTTGAGGAAGCCCCTGATTACACATATCTGAGGCAGCTCTTCCGCAATCTGTTTACAACTATGGACTACAAATATGACTACACCTTTGATTGGAATCTGTTAACAAAGAGtgaggcagagcaggcagcatcttccaacagcaggggcagggTAGATGCCCTGACTCAAGAGTCCCAAAGGCAAGCTAAGAGTTCATTTAAATAGTCGCTAAGCAGTTATTGTGAAACAGAACAATCAGAATAGATGATTGGAACAGCATTTGCCACCCCAAAATCTTGAAATGGTAGTTGTTACCTGCATTAGCCAGTGGTGTTAAAAAAGAATGTTGATTTAAAGAATTGCATTGGTTATGCAGTATGAATTCAGAGTTGTAGTCACTCTAATTGTATTAACTGATTCTGAAACGAGGTGTCTTGTTTTCTATGACATTTTTGCAAATGTATGAAATTAAACAATTTGACACACATATTGGCAGATAAGTTGTGTGTGTGCCAATATTTTGTTCAGATCTTTAGTTGTCAACTGTATTGTTTGAAACCTATTACTAAAGACCTGAGCAGTCTCCAACCACAGTTGTGATGATTGTGAAGTTCACAAATGGGGGTTATTagggtttttctgtttctgggatGGCAAGTTATTCACTGTTGGCCTCAGTGTTCTTCATGTTCAATTGAGGGGAGCTTGACAgccatgtgtctgggtgaggatatGTTGGGTTGAATTTCTTTGGGTTTTGCTGCCCTTCCTGCATTTGGCTTCCCCTTATTTTCCAATGTTTGGGAAGTTCTTTTTTACAGATTCATTGAATATTTCCTGCAGTATTGCCTCTCTCTCCAAAACTTCAGGAATTCCAAAAAtccttatatttgatttttaaataatgtcaTTTAGTTCAGGGAtagtttattctttaaaaaaaagatttatttatttattattggaaagtcaggtatacagagaggaggtgagacaaagagaaagctcttctgtccgttgatccaatccccaagttgccgcaacggctggagctgagccagtccgaaaccagaagccaggagccttttccatgtttccaacacaggtgcagagttccaaggctctatgccatccttgactgttttcccaggccacaaacaggaagctggatgggaagcggggccgcaggaattagaaccattgcccataagggatctcagCTCATACAAGGGGtgaactttagttgctaggctattgcaccaagccCAGGGATACTTCATTCTGCTGGTGAGGTTTTCTGtagcctttttgttttgttctattgTATTAGAGAAGATAGAGCCAAGATTATACCTGATGGACTGTGTTATTGCAATACACAGGGGCAATGTGGGGGCAAAATAGATGAgtgtggggagagggaggaagacatATGcctgcaaaataaataataaatataataatattaataaaatggtTGGCCTCTTGTTTGCTAGACAGTTGATATGGTAGCAACCAGAAATTTCAGCATTTCTGCATATAAAAATCTCTACATGTTTACCTAtcctaaaatatgtatttccatttAATTGTTTTCATAGCCCCTGCCCGTGTTGCCACTACATTAGAAATTTTTTAGTTATCTATTTCTTTGTTGAGTGAAACAACTTCACTTTaatgttaatttaaaatattgcctcaggaattaaaaagaaagaaggaataagaaggggagggtgggaggaaatTTGATGATGTATTTCAACTTTGACTGTGAACTATATTAATCTGTTCTCTCAGcaagttaaaatgaaaaatatgaagaaagaaaattgagtGAGTAGTAGATAATTCTTAGGACTctattaattctataatgttctttgtattaaataaaatcatttgtcACAAATTTAGTTAACATGCTACATGGTTAAATGTAATCACCATAAAcatctaaaaaaattattcatacaTAATTTATTCTACCTTTTTAATGCGATTAGCTTTGGgaatggaaatgcaaatgaaaacacagTAAATATGATAATTTCCCTACCCTCTTCCCCCTTATATACATCAGAGAATAGCTGATCTTTATCCATGGCTTAAAAATTCATATAATATTGaatttatgatttcagaatttttttaatttctacagTACAAAATGTAATTGCCTTTTCAAGTTTAATCTtgaaacaagggaaaaaaaatcaattatttccctgaaattaattaacataaaatattaagagaaaatAGTAACTAAATACTAGAAGTCTCTATTGAACCTACAAAATCTAGGCAGCTAATAATGATTCTTGATAATCCTCAAGGTGAATGAAATCCCATCACTTTCTGTTAGTTcagactgcttttcttttttgaaaataagctAATGTTACTCTAGTAAGcataaaaaatcataaatatcaTCGTGTATATTAAAGAATAAATTACTTTTGATTTTGGAGACTAACCAAATGAAACAAATATTCTGCATTTGGGTCAAGTACATCTCTCTTACAAAATAAAACACTAATTCTTTGAGAAtaatttaaagcttttttttttttggagtgatttcctttgaagatttttattaatCAGCTTGAAAcaagttatttaaaacaaattgattgcatattatttaaaatattattttagaacTCAGTTAAAATGAAATTCAGTGTTCTTTAGGTGTCTAATCGGGATTTCTTCTTAAGACATAGGTCATTACTTCAGCTTGGTTCtcaaaaatgtataattttaagTTTGTGCAATAGTCATCATTATTCATCTaacaaaatgtataaataattttttctaatcCTATATAAATACTAATTTTTACAGAGAAGCTTCAAGTTGTGTTAAGTCTTGCAATTCCATTCAAATTTTTGCTTGGTCTTCAGATGTTTTATGTTAACCTATGTCCTCTACAACCTACATCCCTACAAGAATGGAAACTCAAAGATTTTAGGCTTCTGGAGACTGATGTATCAGACTGACAATTTTatgaaattaaacaataaaacagctgaaaaaaatcagtaaaaaaaaaaaaccaggaagctattctttgagatttttttaaccTGGAGTCAGctttattaaaaccaaaaatattatCACATTGATTATTACTATTAACATTCTTTGCCTCACGCTGTAGCCATGCATATAGTGAACAACAGGAGTTATCAagaatatatacttttttaagatatttttttttggtttttttaaacatttatttatttttattggatatatagagaagaggagagacagagtggaagatcttcagtccgatggttcactctccaagcggatgcaacagccggtgctgagccaatctgaagccaggagccaggagaagcttccgggtctcccatgagggtgcagggttcctaggctttgggccgtcctggactgcattTACTAGGCAACTGGCagagcgctggatgggaagtggagctgctgggattagaaccagcgcccacaaaggatcctggcctgttcaaggcaaggattttaactgctacactatcttGCTGCaccaagatatatttatttttgagaggtagatttacaaaggagagacatagaaatatcttccatttgctggttcattccacaaatggccacagttttCGGAACTGAACTAATCCAAGCTTGGacccagaaacttcttttggatatcccacatgggtgcaggggcttcttctgggtcttccatatctATCCTCTGCAGCTTTTGCTACCCAAAGGCAGGGATCTGAATTATAAGTGGAGCATGAAGACATAACTGCTGCTAGCAGTAGCAGGCAGacaattagcttgttgagccaatgtgctggctCAAAGAAAATAAGCTTTCAAACATGATGGAGAAAATTGTAACAGCATGGGGCAAGTGTAAGACACTATTTTACTGTGGCTAGCCATTTATTAGCAAGCACTAATTAGACAGAACTTCCATTGAGAATGCAAAAGCTATTATACCTAGTTGAATTATTTAtagcttttaatatttttaatgtgtttaaaaAGGATAATTTCATGAAAAAGAGAATTGTCAATACCCTcttaagtggtttctgaaatAAGTTAGTTTACATAGAAAATGATTGTATGTTAAAAATTAAGTTGGAATCTTCCACAAGCATTTGTCCTcaaaatttaatatttactaaaataTCCAATTGCTACGTTATGCTATGTGCTTAATCTCATTCTTCGTTGTTTTTGAAGACTaatgcagagaaggaaaaaatcGACATACAAAATGTTTCATCATGCTTCTGAGGCAATTGTGTAGATTAATAACTTGGAACATCATAAATTTCTCAAATATATTCATTCATCAAAACTGAAAGCAGGCTGCCCAGGGGCGGCGGGAGGCCGTGTGCGCGCGGCGTGCATGGACGGGGCGTGCGGGAGTCCGAGCGGCCTTGCAGCGGGGCAGGAAGGGTTGGCCGAGCCGAggggcaaggaaaaaaaaaaaaaaaaccactgaaagCAAACAGTATCtgaatgaatgtttttatttagtagacatgaaaaatgagaaataccAAACTTCTAATTATCTGTGTACATACCatgctttatttttccattgcATTTAAAAGGTATATTTATATCATTGCTTACACTGTTAAGAGGTATGCACAGCCATGTGGGTTTCTGGTCGATGCGTGGAGGAAGACAAATCCAATGtgatgggtgggacaaatgtttcagtattatttttttctccggTGTCtgcaggaaggagaagggaggggaccactccttgctgtcaaactacattgaACCTGGGTATTGTGGACAcacatttgatgacaccttagagaccatGATGTGGGGCAGAGTGTCCTAAAAGTgcttacttgagtggttttgatggttctgagatgtCATTGGCTTTGTTGCAGCAGGgttggttgagaaaatctttccaaggtctactgattGACCAGGTACACGTGTCTTTGTGCATCCCCAGGCCCAggaatgtgtgaatgtgtgagtgtgtgagtgtgtgtgtgtatgtgtgtatttcatattttcattgaTGAATATATCTATATTGAATCTTTACCTTTGCTATTGTGATTTGAGCTGCTCTAATCATGGTatgaaaacatattttcatttgctgatttcactttttttgtatttatttcagcAATGGGATAGCCAGGTCAAATGGTAGACCTACTTTGGTTTTCTAAGGCATCgctatactgttttccataatggctgtaaAAATTCACAATCCCACCAACAATATTAGTGTATCCTTTTTCCAAAACTCATCTGCACTTGTTACTTTTGGGCTTTTGGATGACAGCCCATGTAACTTAAGTGTGGTGattatggcttttatttttgcatttccctgatgatatggagtttttttttttaatgtgtttgttgGCCGTTTGTATTTCCTCCTTTGAAAAATACTTGTTCTTATCTTTTGCACATTTCTTAActgatctttttgttttattgatgtTGGATTTCTTGAGCTCCTTATATATTATGAATATTGATCTTTTATTGGATGAAttgcttacaaatattttctcctattctgtcgATTACTTCTTCACTTTATTGTTTCCTCTGCAGAAGCCTCTTGATATAATCTCATTTGTCTATGTTTGCTTTTATTGACTGTATTTCTGAAGAATATTATCCAGGAAATCTTTGCCTAGGCCAGTTGTCCTGAAGCATTTTCCCTATATTTTACTGTAGTGGTTTGCTTTTTATATAGAATGTAAGGTACAAGTCTTAAACATATAGAAATCTATGTTTTTCCAACACCATTTGATGAAGAAATTGTCCTTTCTACAGAGAGTAATTTTAGCTCAATTAATTTCAAGGGGGCATGTTACTCTTTCCtaatctgtttgtttgtttgtttttaaagtcaaGACTTCTTTGACTATTCAGTTGTATTCCATAtgaatttgaaattctttttctgGTGCTGTGAAAAATTTCTCTGAAATTTCATTGGGATTGTATTGAATTTATAAATTTCTTTGGATAGTATGTACACCTTGATTATGTTTTtcaaatccatgaacatggaagatttttccatttttgacaTCTTGTATTACTTCTGTTAATATTTTGTAGTTTACATTGAGCAGATCTTTTATATCCTTAgttaaatttatcccaaggtATCTGAATTTTTTGAGGCTACTGTAAATGGTTCTGATATTCTTCAACCAGAACattattggtaaaaaaaaaaaattgctgttgtTTTAATGAGTTGATTTTTTTATCATGGAAATTTGCTTAATTCTCTTATGAATTTGAATAATCTGTTAGTGGAATCTATTGATTCACCTATATAaatgatcatgtcatctgcaaacagggataatttgaaaTCCTACTCTTCAAATTGTATCATTTTGGTATTTCAATCTTACCTGATGGCCTTGGTTAAAACTTTCAGGAATGTACTAAGTGATAGTGATGAGAGTTATGCACCATGTCTGCTTCTGGGACTTAATTAAACTACGTCTAACTTTTGCCTATTCAATATGATGCTAGCTTTGCCATGTAGTGGGTTTTCCATATAGTTCCTTAATTCAGTTGAGGCAAATCTCTTCTATATAAAAAATTTCAAGGCTTTTATAATGAAAGGATATATgtgcttatttacttattcatttatttatttatttttaaagctccatttattggaaaaccagaattacacagaaagaagaggcacacacacgcgcacgcacgcacgcgcgcgcacacacacacacacacacacacacctacctttcccccacaggttcactccgcaaatggctgcaatctgCAGTGACCGAAGCTGGCaaggtttgaagccaggagccaggcacttctgtgTATTCTACATGAGTACAAGTAGCTAAACACTTTGATCATCCTCTGATTCTttgccagacacattagcaggagctggatctgaactggagcagtcagaactcaaaatagTGCCTATCtgaatgccaacattgcaggcaacatctttacgtgctatgccacagaaCTGACCTGTTCATATTTCTTGTATTCCTACACTTATTTTTCTTCGGTGGTGCCATCTGTTTTTCTATTACTTTTGAAGGACTTTCTTTTTACTAAAGtctatgttgttgttgttgttgttctggagATTTGCATCTGGGGCTTCGTGGAGTTCCTAAGATTTACACTTGAACTTTATTCGTGGGTGCAGCATAGAGCCAGAAAGTTCAAGCTACCATTTGGGGTGGCTGAAAAACCTAGAGTGACTCCCCCAAGGTGGACATGATTCAGAAGCTCTGGCTATATGTATATTTGTGGAACGAGATGTTTAAGATGCTTGATTCTTTCTAAGTCCTCGCTCATTTCTGCACCAGCATGTACCAGGCAATAGCAGCTTAGAGAAAGCTCACTGCTCACAGTGCCTGCACACATCACCTATTTCATTCCTACATGCCAGGTGAAGTACTGATTCTCACCTTAGTCCATGTCCTAATCACATTGT is drawn from Ochotona princeps isolate mOchPri1 chromosome X, mOchPri1.hap1, whole genome shotgun sequence and contains these coding sequences:
- the LOC101519529 gene encoding casein kinase I-like, with product MANIINCKSKFVVGGKYKLLKKIGSGGFGEIYLAINITDGRQLAVKLESQTANSPKLLEESKLYTILQGGVGIPRIKWQGQENGHNMLVMDLLGPSLEDLFKMCSRKFTLKTVLMLADQMISRIEYVHKKNIIHGDIKPSNFLMGTGCHCETCLENPGRKRKASRTVSTTQDTSLSVEDQLFLIDFGLAKMYRNDETNQHIPYSEDRTFIGTARYASINAHLGIEQSRRDDMESIGYVLMYFNRGSLPWQRLKAETVKQMLEKIREKKMSVPVEILCQGFPDEFATYLNYCRALQFEEAPDYTYLRQLFRNLFTTMDYKYDYTFDWNLLTKSEAEQAASSNSRGRVDALTQESQRQAKSSFK